Below is a window of Cryobacterium sp. PAMC25264 DNA.
TGTCGGCCTGGCCGGACCCGGTCTCGCGGAGGACGTGCGGATGGTCGCCGGCCAGCCCATCGCGGCCGTTCTCGTGGTGCCGCACTTGCCCACCGACATCCGCCACAACTCGAAGATCGACCGCACCCGCCTGGCCGGCTGGGCGCAGGGAATCCTCACGGGTGCCAGGCTGACCCAGCCATGAGGGTCCTGGTCACCGGGGCCAGCGGCTTCCTCGGCCGTGCCGTCGCGGCCGCGATCGTGGCCGCCGGCCACGAGGTGCGATGCTTCCAGCGTCGGCCCAGCGGTGTGACCGGCGCCACGGATGCCTTGGGCTCGATCACCGAGCCATCGGACGTGGCTGCCGCGGTAGCCGGCGTCGACGCCATCGTGCACCTGGCCGCGAAGGTCTCGCTGGCCGGCTCGCACGCCGAGTTCGACGCCGTCAACGTGGACGGCACCCGCAGCCTGATCGCCGCGGCCCGCGCCTCGGGCGTGCAACGCATGGTGTTCGTGTCATCGCCGTCGGTCGCGCACTCCGGCAGCTCCATCACGGGCGACGATGCACTGCCCGCCGACCCCGAGCACGCCCGTGGTGACTACGCGCGCACCAAGGCCGCCGCGGAGCTGCTGGCGCTCGCCGCCGACTCCGAAGACCTGCGGGTCGTGGTGGTGCGGCCCCACCTCGTCTGGGGCCCCGGCGACACCCAGCTGATCGCCCGCATTGTGGAGCGTGCCCGCGCCGGCCGGCTGCCGATACTCGGCCACGGTGCCGCCCTGATCGACTCCACCTACATCGACAACGCCGCCGACGCCATCGCCGCCGCCCTCGAGCGAGTGGATGCCGTGCACGGCAACGCCTATGTGATCACCAACGGCGAGCCCCGGCCGGTGGCCGAGTTGCTGGCCGGCATCTGCCAGGCGGCCGGCGTGGCCACGCCCGCCTGGAGCGTTCCGGCCGGTGTCGCCCGCGCGGCCGGATCCGTCATTGAGGCCGCGTGGCGGGTGTTCCCCGGCGCCGACGAGCCGCCGATGACCCGGTTCCTGGCCGAGCAGCTGTCCACGGCGCACTGGTTCGATCAGCGCCGCACCCGCGCCGACCTCCGCTGGACGCCCGCGGTCACCCTCGACGAGGGCCTGGCCCGACTGGCCGCCTCCTACGCATCCGCGGCCCCGCCCGAAGCCTGACGCCCGCCCGCCGCACCGCCCGCCCTGCGCCGCCCGCCCGTGACTTGCCAGTTGAGGCCGCTATTTGTGCGCGGAAGGGGCCTCAAATGCCATGTCGCGGGGGAGGGCGGCGGCGAGTTGCCAGTTGGAGCCCATTGCGGCCCGTCGAGTGGGCCTCAAGTGTCTTGTCAGAGGCGGGAGGGCCCGGAAATGCACCAACGGAGCACGTCACGAGCGCGCCCCGACCCAGTTTGGGATGCGTACGCGCTGGCTGCCCGGGCACGCTTGCTGCCCGAGCGGGTGGGCGGCATACTCGGGCTATGGAATTTCGAACCGTGATCGAGCAATCCGGTGCCACCGCAACCGGCATTCCGGTTCCCGACGACGTGGTCGCGTCGCTCGGCCCTGGCAAGCGGCACGCCATCACCGTCACGGTCAACGGGCACAGCTACCGAAGCTCGGTCGCGCCCTACCGGGGCAAGTACATGATCGCCCTGAGCGCTGACAACCGCGACAAGGCCGGTGTGGTGGGCGGCGACGAGGTGGAGGTCACCATCGAGCTCGACGACCAACCGCGCACCGTTGAGGAACCGGCAGCTCTCACCGCCGCGCTCGCCGCGGACCCGGCCGCCCGCACGGCTTTCGACGGGCTCTCATACTCCAACCAGCGCCGGCACGTGCTGGCGATTGACGGCGCCAAGACCGAAGCCACCCGGCAGAGGAGCCTCGACGC
It encodes the following:
- a CDS encoding YdeI/OmpD-associated family protein; the encoded protein is MEFRTVIEQSGATATGIPVPDDVVASLGPGKRHAITVTVNGHSYRSSVAPYRGKYMIALSADNRDKAGVVGGDEVEVTIELDDQPRTVEEPAALTAALAADPAARTAFDGLSYSNQRRHVLAIDGAKTEATRQRSLDAVLSELRGA
- a CDS encoding NAD-dependent epimerase/dehydratase family protein codes for the protein MRVLVTGASGFLGRAVAAAIVAAGHEVRCFQRRPSGVTGATDALGSITEPSDVAAAVAGVDAIVHLAAKVSLAGSHAEFDAVNVDGTRSLIAAARASGVQRMVFVSSPSVAHSGSSITGDDALPADPEHARGDYARTKAAAELLALAADSEDLRVVVVRPHLVWGPGDTQLIARIVERARAGRLPILGHGAALIDSTYIDNAADAIAAALERVDAVHGNAYVITNGEPRPVAELLAGICQAAGVATPAWSVPAGVARAAGSVIEAAWRVFPGADEPPMTRFLAEQLSTAHWFDQRRTRADLRWTPAVTLDEGLARLAASYASAAPPEA